The proteins below come from a single Cottoperca gobio chromosome 11, fCotGob3.1, whole genome shotgun sequence genomic window:
- the pithd1 gene encoding PITH domain-containing protein 1 — MSGHGHGHGCGCEGEHEPAERGLEYGLYQRIDLEKLQCLNESRDGDGKMVFKPWDRRNERDKYVESDADEELLFNIPFTGSVKLKGIIISGENDDSHPAEIRLYKNIPQMSFDDTGREPEQAFRLNRDPVAELEYPTKIARFSNVQHLSIHISKNFGAESTRVYYIGLRGEYSETHRHEVTICTYEASANPADHKVESVIPQTNFIS, encoded by the exons ATGTCCGGACACGGTCATGGGCACGGCTGCGGGTGCGAAGGGGAGCACGAGCCCGCGGAGAGGGGCCTGGAGTACGGACTGTACCAGAGGATCGACCTGGAGAAGCTGCAGTGCCTGAACGAGAGCAGAGACGGGGACGGGAAGATGGTGTTCAAACCGTGGGATCGGCGCAACGAGCGGGACAAG taTGTGGAGAGCGACGCAGAtgaagagctcctgttcaacaTCCC TTTTACAGGCAGCGTGAAGCTGAAAGGCATCATCATCTCTGGAGAAAATGACGACTCTCATCCAGCTGAGATTCGACT GTACAAGAACATCCCTCAGATGTCCTTCGACGACACCGGCAGAGAACCTGAACAAGCCTTCAGACTCAACAGAGACCCCGTCGCTGAGCTGGAGTACCCAACAAA AATCGCTCGTTTCTCCAATGTTCAGCATCTCTCCATCCACATCTCAAAGAACTTTGGAGCAGAGAGCACCAGGGTCTACTACATCGGGCTGAGGGGAGAATACTCGGAG ACTCACCGACATGAGGTGACAATCTGTACCTACGAGGCATCAGCAAACCCTGCAGATCACAAAGTGGAGAGCGTCATCCCTCAAACCAACTTCATTTCCTGA
- the eloa gene encoding elongin-A isoform X1 has product MAEDLLETVDRLQSRLLENPEPRKLLKTFKRLGELPMTVDILVETGVGKTVNSFRKHQLAGEVAKGLVAKWKKLVPQSADRPTNSHVKEAPRSHTHSRGPEAGGGGGGHRRTREPSPEEEPSFMEEEEEEEEEEERGYHTNYSPSPPQHEQYSPPQRGGYRSDEYESPEHEPEREPEREHEREHEPEHEAEADPEPSPSPSPPRKEVRHVKPNKEPNKNHHHGSHSDKNRDRDEERRQRHAEMSSDRGVREGDEGKKRSADREQQQSPVQKSAKHSRKSTTHESKREEKKKGGDDGRPRAPKDSLPKEVEDDFDAPTMSFESFLTYDAPTPVKKKKKPSSSSSSSHSRPSHPSSSTSSSHRSRTPPPAPSSTSSSSKGSKANGTQSTKRSHSGSSSASTEKRKSRVVEVVATLPEIPLPAIQPNYRPLPSIDVSPLSPQRRKVPVSNDEEDSGFTGKRFNSKMTVYSGSKTAYLPRMMTLYEQCIRVLQNNIDSIAEVGGVPFEILEPVLERCTPEQLYRIEQSNQWFTEESDELWMRHCQRDFKRESPQEYESWREMYLRLHDEREERLRMLTQNISSAHANKPKGRQVKMAFVNSVAKPPRDVRRRQEKFGTISGSSASSTAAAAPIKIRPATIDYSGETMRSSSSQFNPSPSSSRSSAAAAAAGGAAAAAAAAAGPAGRDKPQVKSKNCPHDGQNYQSFQEQILPPVV; this is encoded by the exons ATGGCGGAGGACCTGCTGGAAACAGTGGATAGACTTCAGTCCCGGCTCCTGGAAAATCCGGAGCCGCGAAAG CTACTAAAGACTTTCAAAAGACTGGGGGAACTTCCCATGACTGTGGACATACTGGTG GAAACTGGAGTCGGGAAGACTGTGAATTCTTTTAGGAAACACCAACTGGCTGGAGAGGTGGCAAAAGGCCTCGTAGCTAAATGGAAGAAACTGGTTCCTCAGTCTGCAGACAG ACCCACCAACAGCCACGTCAAAGAGGCTCCGCGCTCACACACGCACTCTCGAGGCCCAGAGgcaggaggtggtggaggaggccACAGACGCACCCGGGAGCCCTCCCCCGAGGAAGAGCCCTCCTTcatggaggaagaagaggaggaggaggaggaggaggagagaggctaTCACACAAACTACTCGCCCTCACCTCCTCAACACGAGCAGTACAGCCCTCCACAGCGAGGAGGCTACCGGTCGGACGAGTACGAGAGCCCCGAGCACGAGCCTGAGCGCGAGCCAGAGCGTGAGCATGAGCGCGAGCACGAGCCAGAGCACGAGGCCGAGGCTGACCCTGAGCCGAGTCCGAGTCCGAGTCCTCCTCGCAAAGAGGTCCGCCACGTCAAACCCAACAAAGAACCCAACAAAAACCACCACCATGGTTCCCACAGCGACAAAAACAGGGACAGAGACGAGGAGCGGCGGCAACGCCATGCAGAGATGAGTAGTGATCGAGGAGTAAGAGAAGGCGATGAAGGGAAGAAACGCAGCGCAGACAGAGAGCAACAGCAGAGTCCAGTACAAAAGTCTGCAAAGCACAGCAGGAAGTCCACAACACATGAGAgcaagagggaggagaagaagaaaggaggagatgatg GGCGACCACGGGCACCGAAGGACTCTCTACCCAAAGAGGTGGAGGACGACTTTGATGCTCCCACCATGTCCTTTGAGTCTTTTCTCACATATGACGCCCCTACCCCtgtcaagaagaagaagaagccatcatcatcatcctcctcgtcACACAGTCGACCATCTCACCCTTCCTCTTCCACGTCGTCCTCCCATCGCTCTCGTACCCCTCCGCCTGCcccctcctctacctcctcttcATCCAAAGGGAGCAAGGCTAACGGCACACAGAGTACGAAGAGGTCACATTCAGGCTCCAGTTCAGCGTCAACGGAAAAACGCAAGAGCAGG GTGGTGGAGGTTGTCGCAACTCTTCCTGAGATCCCTCTGCCAGCGATCCAACCCAATTACAGACCTCTGCCCTCCATCGACGTCTCACCGCTGTCCCCTCAGAGACGGAAAG TTCCTGTCAGCAACGACGAGGAGGATTCCGGGTTCACAGGGAAGCGATTTAACTCTAAGATGACGGTCTACTCGGGATCAAAGACAGCCTACCTGCCCAGGATGATGACTCTGTACGAGCAGTGCATCCGTGTGCTGCAGAACAACATTGACT CCATCGCTGAGGTTGGAGGAGTGCCGTTCGAAATCCTAGAGCCGGTGCTGGAGCGATGTACACCAGAGCAGCTGTACCGCATCGAGCAGAGCaaccag TGGTTTACAGAGGAATCTGACGAGCTGTGGATGCGTCACTGTCAGCGGGACTTTAAGCGTGAGTCTCCTCAGGAGTACGAGTCGTGGAGGGAGATGTATCTGAGGCTGCACGACGAGCGCGAGGAGCGACTGAGGATGCTCACCCAGAACATCTCCTCCGCCCACGCCAACAAGCCAAAAG GGCGGCAGGTGAAGATGGCGTTTGTGAATTCTGTCGCCAAGCCGCCGCGTGACGTCCGCCGCCGCCAGGAGAAGTTCGGCACCATCAGTGGCTCGTCAGCCTCCTCCACCGCCGCTGCTGCTCCCATCAA AATAAGACCAGCCACCATAGACTACTCTGGTGAAACGATGCGCTCCTCTTCGTCCCAATTTAACCCTTCTCCCAGCTCGTCTCgctcctcagcagcagcagcagcagcaggaggagcagcagcagcagcagcagcagcagcaggacctGCTGGCCGGGACAAGCCACAGGTCAAAAGtaa AAATTGCCCCCATGATGGCCAAAACTATCAAAGCTTTCAAGAACAGATTCTCCCGCCGGTAGTGTGA
- the eloa gene encoding elongin-A isoform X2 produces the protein MAEDLLETVDRLQSRLLENPEPRKLLKTFKRLGELPMTVDILVETGVGKTVNSFRKHQLAGEVAKGLVAKWKKLVPQSADRPTNSHVKEAPRSHTHSRGPEAGGGGGGHRRTREPSPEEEPSFMEEEEEEEEEEERGYHTNYSPSPPQHEQYSPPQRGGYRSDEYESPEHEPEREPEREHEREHEPEHEAEADPEPSPSPSPPRKEVRHVKPNKEPNKNHHHGSHSDKNRDRDEERRQRHAEMSSDRGVREGDEGKKRSADREQQQSPVQKSAKHSRKSTTHESKREEKKKGGDDGRPRAPKDSLPKEVEDDFDAPTMSFESFLTYDAPTPVKKKKKPSSSSSSSHSRPSHPSSSTSSSHRSRTPPPAPSSTSSSSKGSKANGTQSTKRSHSGSSSASTEKRKSRVVEVVATLPEIPLPAIQPNYRPLPSIDVSPLSPQRRKVPVSNDEEDSGFTGKRFNSKMTVYSGSKTAYLPRMMTLYEQCIRVLQNNIDSIAEVGGVPFEILEPVLERCTPEQLYRIEQSNQWFTEESDELWMRHCQRDFKRESPQEYESWREMYLRLHDEREERLRMLTQNISSAHANKPKGRQVKMAFVNSVAKPPRDVRRRQEKFGTISGSSASSTAAAAPIKIRPATIDYSGETMRSSSSQFNPSPSSSRSSAAAAAAGGAAAAAAAAAGPAGRDKPQVKKIAPMMAKTIKAFKNRFSRR, from the exons ATGGCGGAGGACCTGCTGGAAACAGTGGATAGACTTCAGTCCCGGCTCCTGGAAAATCCGGAGCCGCGAAAG CTACTAAAGACTTTCAAAAGACTGGGGGAACTTCCCATGACTGTGGACATACTGGTG GAAACTGGAGTCGGGAAGACTGTGAATTCTTTTAGGAAACACCAACTGGCTGGAGAGGTGGCAAAAGGCCTCGTAGCTAAATGGAAGAAACTGGTTCCTCAGTCTGCAGACAG ACCCACCAACAGCCACGTCAAAGAGGCTCCGCGCTCACACACGCACTCTCGAGGCCCAGAGgcaggaggtggtggaggaggccACAGACGCACCCGGGAGCCCTCCCCCGAGGAAGAGCCCTCCTTcatggaggaagaagaggaggaggaggaggaggaggagagaggctaTCACACAAACTACTCGCCCTCACCTCCTCAACACGAGCAGTACAGCCCTCCACAGCGAGGAGGCTACCGGTCGGACGAGTACGAGAGCCCCGAGCACGAGCCTGAGCGCGAGCCAGAGCGTGAGCATGAGCGCGAGCACGAGCCAGAGCACGAGGCCGAGGCTGACCCTGAGCCGAGTCCGAGTCCGAGTCCTCCTCGCAAAGAGGTCCGCCACGTCAAACCCAACAAAGAACCCAACAAAAACCACCACCATGGTTCCCACAGCGACAAAAACAGGGACAGAGACGAGGAGCGGCGGCAACGCCATGCAGAGATGAGTAGTGATCGAGGAGTAAGAGAAGGCGATGAAGGGAAGAAACGCAGCGCAGACAGAGAGCAACAGCAGAGTCCAGTACAAAAGTCTGCAAAGCACAGCAGGAAGTCCACAACACATGAGAgcaagagggaggagaagaagaaaggaggagatgatg GGCGACCACGGGCACCGAAGGACTCTCTACCCAAAGAGGTGGAGGACGACTTTGATGCTCCCACCATGTCCTTTGAGTCTTTTCTCACATATGACGCCCCTACCCCtgtcaagaagaagaagaagccatcatcatcatcctcctcgtcACACAGTCGACCATCTCACCCTTCCTCTTCCACGTCGTCCTCCCATCGCTCTCGTACCCCTCCGCCTGCcccctcctctacctcctcttcATCCAAAGGGAGCAAGGCTAACGGCACACAGAGTACGAAGAGGTCACATTCAGGCTCCAGTTCAGCGTCAACGGAAAAACGCAAGAGCAGG GTGGTGGAGGTTGTCGCAACTCTTCCTGAGATCCCTCTGCCAGCGATCCAACCCAATTACAGACCTCTGCCCTCCATCGACGTCTCACCGCTGTCCCCTCAGAGACGGAAAG TTCCTGTCAGCAACGACGAGGAGGATTCCGGGTTCACAGGGAAGCGATTTAACTCTAAGATGACGGTCTACTCGGGATCAAAGACAGCCTACCTGCCCAGGATGATGACTCTGTACGAGCAGTGCATCCGTGTGCTGCAGAACAACATTGACT CCATCGCTGAGGTTGGAGGAGTGCCGTTCGAAATCCTAGAGCCGGTGCTGGAGCGATGTACACCAGAGCAGCTGTACCGCATCGAGCAGAGCaaccag TGGTTTACAGAGGAATCTGACGAGCTGTGGATGCGTCACTGTCAGCGGGACTTTAAGCGTGAGTCTCCTCAGGAGTACGAGTCGTGGAGGGAGATGTATCTGAGGCTGCACGACGAGCGCGAGGAGCGACTGAGGATGCTCACCCAGAACATCTCCTCCGCCCACGCCAACAAGCCAAAAG GGCGGCAGGTGAAGATGGCGTTTGTGAATTCTGTCGCCAAGCCGCCGCGTGACGTCCGCCGCCGCCAGGAGAAGTTCGGCACCATCAGTGGCTCGTCAGCCTCCTCCACCGCCGCTGCTGCTCCCATCAA AATAAGACCAGCCACCATAGACTACTCTGGTGAAACGATGCGCTCCTCTTCGTCCCAATTTAACCCTTCTCCCAGCTCGTCTCgctcctcagcagcagcagcagcagcaggaggagcagcagcagcagcagcagcagcagcaggacctGCTGGCCGGGACAAGCCACAGGTCAAAA AAATTGCCCCCATGATGGCCAAAACTATCAAAGCTTTCAAGAACAGATTCTCCCGCCGGTAG